From the Desulfovibrio sp. JY genome, one window contains:
- a CDS encoding DUF1311 domain-containing protein — protein sequence MRFFVVAFLFAGLAFSAAGVRAQTQMEMNATACDAAKKADAALNAAYAAILQKNKDDPVFIRKLKIAQRAWIAFRDAELAARYPAEDKAMAYGSMYNLCYCNALAELTRRRTAELAPWRDGVPEGDGCVGSYPVR from the coding sequence ATGCGTTTTTTCGTTGTTGCGTTCCTGTTTGCCGGGTTGGCATTCTCCGCCGCCGGCGTGCGCGCCCAGACCCAGATGGAGATGAACGCCACCGCCTGCGACGCGGCCAAAAAAGCCGATGCCGCGCTCAATGCCGCCTATGCCGCCATCCTGCAAAAGAACAAGGATGATCCGGTCTTCATCAGGAAATTGAAGATCGCCCAGCGGGCCTGGATAGCGTTTCGGGATGCCGAACTCGCCGCCCGCTACCCGGCCGAGGATAAGGCCATGGCCTATGGTTCGATGTATAATCTTTGTTATTGCAATGCGCTGGCCGAACTGACCCGCAGGCGCACGGCCGAACTTGCGCCCTGGCGCGACGGCGTGCCCGAAGGGGACGGCTGCGTGGGAAGCTACCCGGTCAGATAA
- a CDS encoding TlpA family protein disulfide reductase, producing MKRLFALPAAFLILALAAAPALAVEASEAPGAHPLAPGTPFPDVSLIGDVSPQTAAYLGIKAGKNATPVNAVAAEVLVVEIFSMYCPFCQREAPNVNELYSLIDKRGLGNRIKIVGIGAGNSDVEVDIFRQKYAVPFPLFSDAAFDVHNQVGQVGTPFFYILKKKPHGGYVVLQASLGAFGAPADYLAAITRAAGL from the coding sequence ATGAAACGTCTGTTCGCCCTGCCGGCCGCCTTCCTGATCCTGGCGCTGGCCGCCGCCCCGGCCCTGGCCGTGGAAGCTTCCGAGGCTCCGGGTGCCCACCCCCTGGCCCCGGGAACGCCCTTTCCCGACGTGTCGCTTATCGGCGACGTCAGCCCGCAAACGGCCGCCTACCTCGGCATCAAGGCGGGGAAAAACGCAACACCCGTCAACGCCGTGGCGGCCGAAGTGCTGGTGGTCGAAATTTTCAGCATGTACTGCCCGTTTTGCCAACGCGAAGCGCCCAACGTCAACGAACTCTACAGCCTCATCGACAAGCGGGGCCTTGGCAACCGCATCAAGATCGTCGGCATCGGGGCCGGCAACTCCGATGTGGAAGTGGACATCTTCCGCCAGAAATACGCCGTGCCCTTCCCGCTTTTTTCCGACGCGGCCTTCGACGTGCACAACCAGGTCGGGCAGGTGGGAACGCCCTTTTTCTACATCCTGAAAAAGAAGCCCCACGGCGGGTACGTCGTGCTCCAGGCAAGCCTCGGCGCATTCGGCGCCCCGGCCGACTACCTCGCGGCGATCACCCGGGCGGCCGGCCTGTAA
- a CDS encoding trehalose-binding protein, producing the protein MTQLHEKAVEDSSIGPYTFEQFLEVAAAFHGNPAPGLIIGGFMVDAARAFLPEGILFDAVVETKKCLPDAVQILTPPSYGNGWMRVLNLGRYALSLYDKTTGEGYRVWLDPEHLKAWPEIHAWYLKTKPKKEQNRERLFAEIKAGARALCRVARVRARPDFVAKPHMGAIGVCPVCGEGYPTADGAICRGCAGEAPYVREHESPRLRAVPVGEAAGRRVLHDMTRIVPGSSKGVEFSAGAAISAGDVCRLQTMGKNQVYVEDLSEPDGAFVHENEAGLAFAEAMAGPGIVTSGPPREGKVELLAATDGLLTIDKERLVAFNLVEGVMCASRQANLVVEAGKAVAGCRAIPLYLPRRVFAAAMHVLEAGPLFVVRPIRKARAGVLVTGTEVFSGLIEDKFEPVVRAKVEALKGTVVAAEKVPDDRAAVAAGVKKLLAAGADLIITTAGLSVDPDDVTRLGLDDAGLADAVHGMPVLPGAMALVGRIGDADVIGVPACALFHRTTSFDLLLPRVLAGLRPTRRDLAAMAEGAMCLSCRACTYPKCPFGK; encoded by the coding sequence ATGACACAGCTGCATGAAAAAGCGGTCGAGGACAGCTCGATCGGTCCGTATACTTTTGAGCAATTTCTGGAAGTCGCTGCCGCGTTTCACGGCAACCCGGCGCCGGGACTCATTATCGGCGGTTTCATGGTGGATGCGGCCAGGGCCTTTCTGCCCGAGGGCATCCTGTTCGACGCCGTGGTCGAGACGAAGAAATGCCTGCCCGACGCGGTCCAGATCCTCACCCCGCCAAGCTACGGCAACGGCTGGATGCGGGTGCTCAACCTCGGCCGTTACGCCTTGTCCCTTTACGACAAGACCACGGGCGAAGGCTACCGCGTCTGGCTCGATCCCGAACATCTGAAGGCCTGGCCGGAAATCCACGCCTGGTACCTCAAGACCAAGCCGAAAAAGGAACAGAACCGGGAGCGGCTCTTCGCCGAGATCAAGGCCGGGGCCCGCGCGCTTTGCCGGGTGGCCAGGGTGCGGGCGCGTCCGGACTTCGTGGCCAAGCCCCACATGGGGGCCATCGGCGTGTGCCCGGTGTGCGGCGAGGGCTACCCCACCGCCGACGGGGCCATCTGCCGGGGCTGCGCCGGCGAGGCGCCCTATGTCCGGGAACACGAGTCGCCGCGGCTTCGGGCCGTGCCGGTCGGGGAAGCGGCCGGCCGCCGGGTGCTGCATGACATGACCCGCATCGTGCCCGGCAGTTCCAAGGGCGTTGAATTTTCCGCCGGGGCCGCCATCAGCGCCGGCGACGTCTGCCGGCTGCAGACCATGGGCAAGAACCAGGTCTACGTGGAGGACCTTTCCGAGCCGGACGGTGCCTTCGTCCATGAAAACGAGGCCGGTCTGGCCTTTGCCGAGGCCATGGCCGGTCCGGGCATCGTGACCTCCGGACCGCCGCGCGAGGGCAAGGTGGAGCTGCTGGCCGCGACAGACGGCCTGCTCACGATTGATAAGGAGCGTCTGGTCGCCTTCAACCTCGTCGAAGGCGTCATGTGCGCCAGCCGACAGGCCAACCTGGTGGTGGAGGCGGGCAAGGCCGTGGCCGGCTGCCGGGCCATTCCGCTCTACCTGCCGCGCCGGGTCTTTGCCGCCGCCATGCATGTGCTCGAGGCCGGGCCGCTTTTCGTGGTGCGGCCGATCCGCAAGGCCAGGGCGGGCGTTTTGGTCACGGGCACGGAAGTCTTTTCCGGGCTTATCGAGGACAAGTTCGAGCCCGTGGTGCGGGCCAAGGTCGAGGCGCTTAAAGGCACGGTCGTGGCCGCCGAGAAGGTCCCGGACGACCGCGCCGCCGTGGCCGCCGGCGTGAAAAAGCTGCTCGCCGCCGGGGCCGACCTCATCATCACCACGGCCGGGCTGTCCGTGGACCCGGACGACGTCACGCGTCTCGGCCTCGACGACGCCGGACTGGCCGACGCCGTGCACGGCATGCCGGTTTTGCCCGGGGCCATGGCGCTGGTCGGGCGCATCGGCGACGCCGACGTCATCGGCGTGCCGGCCTGCGCGCTTTTTCACCGCACCACCAGCTTCGATCTGCTTTTGCCCCGGGTGCTGGCCGGGCTGCGGCCAACCCGCCGCGATCTGGCCGCCATGGCCGAAGGGGCCATGTGCCTGTCCTGCCGGGCCTGCACCTACCCCAAATGTCCCTTCGGCAAATAG
- a CDS encoding lytic transglycosylase domain-containing protein, with protein MLRFLPASLFWGALLFLPLRSYAYTLYGYEDEYGIVHLSEEKQDDHAVLLYQGPTDPKMGFPAIKKRIHALGAVAQTRNEAWIRDATRAYVRMGSAPLGPSGYPPVIESGPLIDLVRAKSRAYGLAPELLYAVIEQESRFTAHAVSPKGAAGLMQLMPETQTTFGVADPFDPERNVATGAKFLRALIARFGTLPLALAAYNAGPETVARSGGIPNIPETQNYVARIMTRYAMLQESHPGLAPKKSVHTAVRGKAKKKR; from the coding sequence ATGTTACGATTCCTGCCGGCCTCCCTCTTCTGGGGGGCCCTGCTTTTCCTGCCGCTTCGATCCTACGCCTATACGCTGTACGGCTACGAGGACGAGTACGGCATCGTGCATTTGAGCGAGGAAAAGCAGGACGACCATGCCGTGTTGCTCTACCAGGGGCCGACCGATCCCAAAATGGGCTTTCCGGCCATAAAAAAACGCATCCATGCCCTGGGCGCCGTGGCGCAAACCCGCAACGAGGCCTGGATACGCGACGCCACCCGGGCCTATGTGCGCATGGGCTCCGCGCCGCTCGGGCCTTCCGGCTACCCGCCGGTCATCGAATCCGGGCCGCTTATCGACCTTGTGCGGGCCAAAAGCCGGGCCTACGGCCTGGCTCCGGAACTGCTTTACGCCGTCATCGAGCAGGAATCGCGGTTTACGGCCCATGCCGTCTCGCCAAAGGGCGCGGCCGGGCTCATGCAGCTCATGCCCGAGACCCAGACCACCTTCGGCGTGGCCGATCCTTTCGATCCGGAGCGCAACGTGGCCACGGGCGCGAAGTTTCTGCGCGCGCTCATTGCCCGCTTCGGCACCCTGCCACTGGCGCTGGCCGCCTACAATGCCGGGCCGGAGACCGTGGCCCGCTCGGGCGGCATCCCCAACATTCCGGAGACGCAGAACTACGTGGCCCGGATTATGACCCGCTACGCCATGCTTCAGGAAAGCCATCCCGGGCTGGCCCCGAAAAAGTCCGTCCATACGGCCGTCCGGGGCAAGGCGAAGAAGAAACGGTAG
- a CDS encoding carboxymuconolactone decarboxylase family protein, with the protein MAEASLPRHYQMLARNYPAFMSALDGLSKAARQCGPLDEKTIQLVQMAAAAALGTETSVSSHARRALRAGATNEEICQALLVLATTIGFPATATAIKWAEKYLDE; encoded by the coding sequence ATGGCGGAAGCCTCGCTGCCCAGGCATTACCAGATGCTTGCGCGCAACTATCCCGCATTCATGTCGGCCCTTGACGGCCTGTCCAAGGCGGCGCGCCAGTGCGGCCCCCTGGACGAAAAAACGATCCAGCTCGTGCAGATGGCCGCCGCGGCGGCCCTGGGCACGGAAACCTCCGTATCCAGCCACGCCCGCCGCGCCCTCCGGGCCGGCGCGACCAACGAGGAGATCTGCCAGGCCCTGCTGGTCCTGGCCACGACCATCGGCTTTCCCGCCACCGCCACCGCGATCAAGTGGGCGGAAAAATACCTGGACGAATGA
- a CDS encoding rubrerythrin family protein yields the protein MKSLRGSKTEKNILTAFSGESQARNRYTYFASKAKKEGYEQIAAIFTETADQEKEHAKRLFKYLEGGEVEITGTFPAGVIGDTMANLREAEGGESYEENEMYPSFAAIAREEGYPEVAVTFDNIAKAEGFHKRRYGALADNIEAGKVFKREGKVVWRCRNCGFSIESDHAPDKCPACEHPQAYFEIAPENW from the coding sequence ATGAAATCGCTTAGGGGTTCCAAGACCGAAAAAAACATCCTGACCGCCTTTTCCGGCGAGTCCCAGGCCAGAAATCGCTACACCTACTTTGCCTCGAAGGCGAAAAAGGAAGGCTACGAGCAGATCGCCGCCATCTTCACCGAAACCGCCGACCAGGAGAAGGAACACGCCAAGCGCCTGTTCAAGTACCTGGAGGGCGGCGAGGTCGAGATCACGGGCACCTTCCCGGCCGGGGTCATCGGCGACACCATGGCCAACCTGCGCGAGGCCGAGGGCGGCGAATCCTACGAGGAAAACGAGATGTACCCCTCCTTCGCCGCCATCGCCCGCGAGGAAGGCTATCCCGAAGTGGCCGTCACCTTCGACAATATCGCCAAGGCCGAAGGCTTCCACAAGCGCCGCTACGGCGCGCTCGCCGACAACATCGAGGCCGGCAAGGTGTTCAAACGCGAGGGAAAGGTCGTGTGGCGCTGCCGCAACTGCGGCTTTTCCATCGAGTCCGACCACGCTCCGGACAAGTGCCCGGCCTGCGAACACCCGCAAGCCTACTTCGAGATCGCTCCCGAGAACTGGTAA
- a CDS encoding redoxin domain-containing protein encodes MRIASLPLVLALLLAAFPAMAATGAAGVPADHIYPVGHLAPTDSRLAVAVGQPMPDFDLPGIDGSRVRLADYKGKKNLVISFVPAAWTPVCSGQWPGYNIAKEAFEANDTALVGISVDNIPTLFAWTREMGGLWFPVASDFWPHGGLAKKLGILRSDGVAERALFLVDKNGIIRFIDVHDINTRPDLGVLLSAMKRVQAGN; translated from the coding sequence ATGCGCATCGCATCACTGCCGCTTGTCCTGGCTCTCCTGCTCGCCGCGTTCCCCGCCATGGCCGCAACCGGCGCCGCGGGCGTGCCGGCCGACCACATCTACCCGGTGGGGCATCTCGCCCCCACGGACAGCCGACTCGCCGTGGCCGTGGGCCAGCCCATGCCCGACTTCGACCTGCCGGGCATCGACGGCTCGCGGGTGCGGCTTGCCGATTACAAGGGCAAAAAGAACCTGGTCATCTCCTTCGTGCCCGCCGCCTGGACGCCGGTATGCTCGGGCCAGTGGCCGGGCTACAACATCGCCAAGGAGGCCTTCGAGGCCAATGACACGGCCCTTGTGGGCATAAGCGTCGACAACATCCCCACCCTTTTCGCCTGGACCCGCGAGATGGGCGGCTTGTGGTTCCCCGTGGCCTCGGACTTCTGGCCCCATGGCGGCCTGGCGAAAAAGCTCGGCATCCTGCGCTCCGACGGCGTGGCCGAACGGGCTCTTTTTCTGGTGGACAAAAACGGCATCATCCGCTTCATTGATGTCCACGATATCAATACCCGTCCCGACCTCGGCGTGCTGCTTAGCGCCATGAAGCGCGTGCAGGCGGGCAACTGA